From one Sylvia atricapilla isolate bSylAtr1 chromosome 17, bSylAtr1.pri, whole genome shotgun sequence genomic stretch:
- the PPP1CC gene encoding serine/threonine-protein phosphatase PP1-gamma catalytic subunit — MADIDKLNIDSIIQRLLEVRGSKPGKNVQLQENEIRGLCLKSREIFLSQPILLELEAPLKICGDIHGQYYDLLRLFEYGGFPPESNYLFLGDYVDRGKQSLETICLLLAYKIKYPENFFLLRGNHECASINRIYGFYDECKRRYNIKLWKTFTDCFNCLPIAAIVDEKIFCCHGGLSPDLQSMEQIRRIMRPTDVPDQGLLCDLLWSDPDKDVLGWGENDRGVSFTFGAEVVAKFLHKHDLDLICRAHQVVEDGYEFFAKRQLVTLFSAPNYCGEFDNAGAMMSVDETLMCSFQILKPAEKKKPNSSRPVTPPRGMITKQAKK; from the exons ATGGCGGATATAGACAAGCTCAACATCGACAGCATCATCCAACGGCTGCTGGAGG TGCGAGGATCAAAACCAGGCAAAAACGTCCAACTTCAAGAGAATGAAATTAGAGGACTGTGCTTGAAATCCAGAGAAATCTTTCTGAGTCAGCCTATTCTACTAGAACTTGAAGCTCCACTGAAAATCTGTG GTGACATCCATGGGCAATACTATGACTTGCTCCGACTCTTTGAATACGGGGGGTTTCCACCAGAAAGCAACTACCTGTTCCTTGGTGATTATGTTGACAGAGGAAAACAATCTTTAGAAACAATTTGTCTGCTATTGGCCTACAAAATTAAATACccagagaattttttcctcctccGAGGGAACCACGAATGTGCCAGCATCAATAGAATTTATGGGTTTTATGATGAAT GTAAGAGAAGATACAATATTAAGCTGTGGAAAACCTTCACAGACTGTTTTAACTGTTTACCAATTGCAGCTATTGTGGAtgagaaaatattctgctgtCATGGAG GTTTGTCACCAGACCTGCAGTCAATGGAGCAGATCAGACGAATCATGCGCCCCACGGATGTACCAGACCAAGGCCTCCTGTGTGATCTCCTGTGGTCTGACCCTGACAAGGATGTCTTGGGCTGGGGTGAAAATGACAGAGGAGTGTCCTTCACTTTTGGTGCTGAAGTGGTTGCTAAGTTTCTCCATAAACATGATTTGGATCTCATATGTAGAGCTCATcag GTGGTTGAAGATGGATATGAGTTTTTTGCAAAAAGACAGTTGGTAACTCTCTTTTCTGCCCCAAATTACTGTGGAGAATTTGACAACGCAGGTGCCATGATGAGTGTGGATGAAACACTAATGTGCTCTTTCCAG attttgaaaCCTGCAGAGAAGAAGAAGCCAAATTCCAGCAGGCCCGTAACACCTCCCAGGGGTATGATCACAAAACAAGCCAAGAAATAG
- the HVCN1 gene encoding voltage-gated hydrogen channel 1: MSKYLKHFTVVGDDPVQWSNDYRKWEEEEAGEKQPDAEIKLEPPRRHISFQYMMKKLFSSHRFQIGVVCLVILDALLVLGELLMDLKIIHPDRYNITPKVFHYLSLSILTIFLVEVGFKVFVYRREFFYHKFEVLDGIVVIVSFILDIVLIFLEHEFEAVGLLILLRLWRVARIINGIILSVKTRSEQQVAKLKQANLKLATRVEQLEHSCLEKEQEIERLNNILKQHGLLSQQK; encoded by the exons ATGTCCAAGTACCTGAAGCACTTCACGGTGGTGGGTGATGACCCCGTGCAATGGAGCAACGACTATCGGaaatgggaggaggaggaggctggggagaAGCAGCCGGATGCAGAGATCAAACTGGAGCCCCCCAGGAGACACATCTCCTTCCAGTACATGATGAAAAAGCTCTTCAGCTCACACAGGTTTCAG ATTGGGGTTGTCTGCTTGGTGATCCTGGACGCCTTGTTGGTTCTTGGGGAATTGCTTATGGATTTGAAAATCATCCATCCGGACAGATACAATATAACCCCAAAG GTTTTCCACTACCTCTCTCTGTCTATTTTAACCATCTTCCTGGTTGAGGTGGGGTTTAAAGTCTTTGTCTACCGCCGGGAGTTCTTTTACCACAAGTTTGAAGTGCTGGATGGGATCGTTGTCATCGTGTCCTTCATCCTCGACATCGTCCTCATCTTCTTGGAGCACGAGTTTGAGGCCGTGGGGCTCCTGATCCTCCTGCGGCTCTGGAGGGTGGCCAGGATCATCAACG GAATAATTTTATCGGTGAAGACCCGCTCGGAGCAACAAGTGGCCAAGTTAAAGCAAGCAAACCTGAAACTTGCCACAAGGGTGGAACAGCTGGAACACAGCTGTTtggagaag GAGCAAGAAATCGAGAGGCTGAATAACATATTGAAACAGCATGGACTCCTCAGCCAGCAAAAATAG